A window of Leptotrichia wadei contains these coding sequences:
- a CDS encoding phosphopentomutase yields MKKIERITIIVLDSVGAGELPDANLFDDCGSNTLGNMAKAHGGMNLPNMGKLGLGNITEIEGTPAVENAEGAYGRAIEVSQGKDSTTGHWEIAGVPLERPFPNYKNGFSNEVIKEFEEKTGRKVMLNKPISGTVAIDQYGEEQIRTGNWIVYGSADPVFQIAANEEIIPLEELYKACEIALEICNEKSPVARVIARPYVGKKVGEFKRTANRHDFSIDPPKESMLERLKKAGLDVVGIGKTSDLFNGKGITDNRKANQDNLDGIKKTIAALKEDTKGLIFTNLVDFDAVYGHRRNVEGYVKALIEFDNWLPEIEKNLKDDEILIITADHGNDPTYKGTDHTREYIPIMIYGKNVKKNVNIGTRKTFADIAATVEEILLGTEKEGSFAKEIIKYGV; encoded by the coding sequence ATGAAAAAGATAGAAAGAATAACAATAATAGTTTTAGACAGTGTTGGAGCAGGAGAATTGCCTGATGCGAATTTGTTTGATGACTGTGGATCAAATACGTTAGGGAATATGGCGAAAGCTCATGGGGGAATGAATTTGCCTAATATGGGTAAATTAGGACTTGGAAATATTACTGAGATTGAAGGGACTCCAGCTGTGGAAAATGCTGAAGGGGCCTATGGAAGAGCGATTGAGGTGTCGCAAGGAAAGGATTCTACGACTGGACATTGGGAGATAGCTGGTGTGCCGCTAGAAAGACCGTTTCCAAATTATAAAAACGGATTTTCAAATGAGGTTATAAAGGAATTTGAAGAAAAAACTGGAAGAAAGGTTATGTTAAATAAACCAATTTCAGGGACTGTAGCGATTGATCAATATGGAGAAGAACAAATTAGAACAGGAAATTGGATAGTTTATGGTTCAGCGGATCCTGTGTTTCAAATTGCTGCGAATGAAGAAATTATACCATTAGAAGAACTTTATAAAGCGTGTGAAATTGCACTTGAAATTTGTAATGAGAAATCACCTGTGGCAAGGGTAATTGCAAGACCTTATGTTGGTAAAAAAGTAGGAGAATTTAAGAGAACTGCGAACAGACACGACTTCTCTATTGACCCTCCAAAAGAAAGCATGCTTGAAAGATTGAAAAAAGCTGGACTTGATGTAGTTGGAATTGGGAAAACGAGCGACTTGTTCAATGGAAAAGGAATTACCGATAACAGAAAAGCTAATCAGGACAATCTAGATGGAATTAAAAAAACAATAGCCGCATTGAAGGAAGATACAAAAGGATTGATTTTCACTAACTTAGTTGATTTTGATGCTGTTTACGGACATAGAAGAAATGTTGAAGGATATGTAAAGGCTCTAATCGAATTTGATAACTGGCTGCCTGAAATCGAGAAAAACTTGAAAGATGATGAAATTCTGATTATCACAGCTGATCACGGAAACGATCCTACATACAAAGGGACAGATCACACAAGAGAATACATTCCAATAATGATTTATGGTAAAAATGTTAAAAAGAATGTAAATATTGGAACAAGAAAAACTTTTGCGGATATTGCAGCAACTGTTGAGGAAATTTTATTGGGAACTGAAAAAGAAGGAAGTTTTGCTAAGGAGATTATAAAATATGGAGTTTAA
- a CDS encoding DUF2262 domain-containing protein: MVFNINDNGDIEDFEVDWLGKKVYVSMEEAEIYNKELEKQMSLILDNVEEWDVKIKNSIVKKYLGMANNCLRENKLSVPLENVIQKLGNSLTKYDVENARNGIITENFFFQNLTIDEIMPYSISQFSVWVYDEVFFDEYVFITDAEIYEKVVFDDLTNIYKK, from the coding sequence ATGGTATTTAATATAAATGATAATGGCGATATTGAGGATTTTGAAGTTGATTGGCTTGGGAAAAAAGTGTATGTGTCAATGGAAGAAGCTGAAATTTATAATAAGGAATTGGAAAAACAGATGTCTCTTATTCTTGATAATGTAGAAGAATGGGATGTCAAAATAAAAAATAGCATTGTAAAAAAATATCTAGGTATGGCAAATAACTGTTTAAGAGAGAATAAATTGTCTGTTCCATTGGAAAACGTTATTCAAAAATTGGGAAATAGCCTAACTAAATACGATGTAGAAAATGCTAGAAATGGGATTATTACAGAAAACTTTTTCTTCCAAAATTTAACAATTGATGAAATAATGCCATATTCTATTAGTCAATTTAGTGTGTGGGTTTATGATGAAGTATTTTTTGATGAATATGTGTTTATAACTGATGCTGAAATTTATGAGAAAGTTGTTTTTGACGATTTGACAAATATTTATAAAAAATAA
- a CDS encoding immunity 51 family protein codes for MKYVAIDEQDEKGFEEYIESLKKSGMELSEEEIQEIKDDINDQVSFCLMNNDKKFDEIFEKVSEINEEAYLNGYGWAALIESYLENNYPELYEDYDSDPEAGGYVGRYFGNTKENWEKIRKVAEIVEDLIENEEKIYKYIEENGDDIFWDSF; via the coding sequence ATGAAATATGTAGCAATTGATGAGCAAGATGAAAAAGGGTTTGAGGAATATATTGAAAGTTTGAAAAAAAGTGGGATGGAACTTTCAGAGGAAGAAATACAGGAAATAAAGGATGACATTAACGATCAAGTATCTTTTTGTCTAATGAATAATGATAAAAAATTTGATGAAATTTTTGAAAAAGTATCTGAAATTAATGAAGAAGCCTATTTAAATGGCTATGGATGGGCAGCTTTAATTGAAAGTTATTTAGAGAATAATTATCCAGAACTTTATGAAGATTATGATTCTGATCCTGAAGCTGGGGGATATGTCGGACGCTATTTTGGAAATACTAAGGAAAACTGGGAAAAAATACGGAAAGTGGCTGAAATAGTTGAGGATTTGATTGAGAATGAAGAAAAAATTTATAAATATATTGAAGAAAATGGAGATGACATTTTCTGGGATTCATTTTAG